From the Entomomonas sp. E2T0 genome, one window contains:
- a CDS encoding glycosyltransferase → MDANKQANNNTKISVITATYNAVKYLPKLIESLQQQTDKDFEWVVADGGSTDGTLELLKQVTGIDIKITSQADFGIYDALNRAIKQCEGEYYVVAGADDYFYKEAVAIFRSAITESVDFVATAIDCNGKLLHPKGGSVSKNGAAALIASHSIGLLIKKSLHQQYGFYSPKYPILADQLFILKSVAGGAKLVNSPQATGFFSTEGVSCSSPLRCLTEFFCIQVDLGSNKYWQSLLFLKRLIQILPKM, encoded by the coding sequence ATGGACGCTAATAAGCAAGCAAATAATAATACTAAAATCAGTGTTATTACCGCCACTTATAATGCAGTGAAGTATTTGCCTAAACTAATAGAAAGCTTACAACAACAAACCGATAAGGATTTTGAATGGGTTGTGGCGGATGGTGGTTCGACAGATGGCACATTAGAATTACTTAAACAAGTTACAGGTATTGATATTAAAATCACTTCACAAGCTGATTTTGGCATTTATGATGCCTTAAATCGAGCCATTAAGCAGTGCGAAGGAGAGTACTATGTGGTAGCTGGCGCAGATGATTATTTTTATAAAGAAGCCGTTGCTATATTTCGTTCCGCTATTACTGAATCAGTAGACTTTGTTGCAACAGCCATTGATTGTAATGGCAAGCTGCTTCATCCTAAGGGCGGTTCTGTATCAAAGAATGGAGCTGCTGCACTAATTGCCAGCCATTCAATTGGTTTGTTAATAAAAAAATCACTGCATCAACAATATGGTTTTTATTCCCCTAAATACCCTATTTTAGCCGACCAACTATTTATTCTAAAATCGGTAGCTGGCGGGGCTAAGCTAGTAAACTCACCTCAAGCAACAGGTTTTTTCTCTACCGAAGGTGTCAGTTGTAGTAGTCCATTACGTTGTTTAACAGAGTTCTTTTGTATTCAAGTTGACTTAGGTAGTAATAAGTATTGGCAATCTCTGTTATTTTTAAAGCGATTAATACAGATATTACCTAAGATGTAA
- a CDS encoding glycosyltransferase family 2 protein, producing the protein MITILTPTYNRAYTLNRLYNSLCEQTNKRFNWLIVDDGSTDNTINLIEKLQRDNRIDIEYLYQENSGKHIAINNGVTHCARDWVFIVDSDDILTNDAIKIAIDEIINHQEHDQIIGLCFRRAFLDKKIIGNKVSGDVLRINPTKATHLFQGDLAYIFKHTALQNNPFPTIPDEKFVPELYVWNKIADQGQILFFPEKYIYLTEYLEDGYSKNFASNLQKNPKGFKLFYQDQLKREKNWKNKLKCFIRSMQCSHYIAANNKKDSE; encoded by the coding sequence ATGATTACGATATTAACACCAACCTATAATAGAGCTTATACACTAAATCGTTTATATAATTCTCTATGTGAGCAAACCAATAAGCGTTTTAATTGGTTAATAGTTGATGATGGTAGTACAGATAATACCATTAATTTAATAGAAAAATTGCAACGTGATAATAGAATAGATATTGAATATTTATATCAAGAAAATAGTGGTAAGCATATAGCAATAAATAATGGTGTAACTCACTGTGCAAGGGATTGGGTGTTTATTGTTGATAGTGATGATATTTTGACCAATGATGCTATAAAAATAGCCATTGATGAAATAATTAACCATCAAGAACATGATCAAATTATAGGTCTATGTTTTAGAAGAGCATTTTTAGATAAGAAAATTATTGGTAATAAAGTATCTGGGGATGTTTTAAGAATTAATCCGACAAAGGCTACACATCTGTTTCAGGGTGATTTAGCTTATATTTTTAAGCATACAGCTTTGCAAAATAATCCTTTTCCCACTATACCTGATGAGAAGTTTGTACCAGAGCTTTATGTGTGGAATAAAATAGCCGATCAAGGACAAATACTCTTTTTCCCAGAAAAATATATCTATTTAACAGAGTATTTAGAGGATGGTTATTCAAAAAACTTTGCCTCAAACTTACAGAAAAATCCTAAAGGATTTAAATTGTTTTATCAAGATCAACTAAAAAGAGAAAAAAATTGGAAGAACAAATTGAAGTGTTTTATTCGATCTATGCAATGTTCTCATTATATAGCTGCTAATAATAAAAAGGACAGTGAGTGA
- a CDS encoding glycosyltransferase: MAVDILMSTYNGEQYLENQLLSLLMQRYKDWTLYIRDDGSTDNTLSIIEKFTQLDERIKLVEAGENLKHGKSFFSLLKYATAEYIAFCDQDDIWFEDKLTHLLALAETENLNSDQFPSLICSQGYNYSNKTGLITKGLIPKYYANTLQEFLFLNGGYEGCLFLFNRALLEMAKSYTAPFYGHDNVVCLIAHTFGKVKYLTLPLMLYRIHEKNTSGIKKIGFLTRVKTFFRTDATVVTKVAYDQQKEFFDFFYSKLTEQQKGIFEAYLAFPSLCKWGRIKLLVKNKFRLGQYRGVLILKTILRRAI; this comes from the coding sequence ATGGCAGTTGATATTTTAATGTCAACCTATAATGGCGAGCAATATCTTGAAAATCAGCTGCTATCGCTATTGATGCAGCGCTATAAAGATTGGACACTCTATATTAGAGATGATGGGTCTACCGATAATACTTTATCTATTATTGAGAAGTTTACGCAATTGGATGAGCGTATAAAATTAGTAGAAGCAGGTGAGAACTTAAAACATGGAAAAAGTTTTTTTAGCTTATTGAAATATGCTACTGCTGAATATATCGCTTTTTGTGATCAAGATGATATATGGTTTGAAGATAAATTAACGCATTTACTGGCTTTGGCAGAAACTGAAAACTTAAATAGTGATCAGTTTCCATCGCTGATATGTAGTCAAGGGTATAATTATAGTAATAAAACAGGACTAATTACTAAGGGATTGATTCCGAAATATTATGCCAATACATTACAGGAGTTTTTGTTTTTAAATGGTGGTTATGAGGGATGTCTTTTTTTATTTAATCGTGCTTTATTAGAAATGGCAAAATCTTATACAGCCCCTTTTTATGGGCATGATAATGTTGTTTGTTTAATCGCACATACTTTTGGCAAGGTTAAGTATTTAACTTTACCACTGATGTTATATCGTATACATGAAAAAAATACTTCAGGTATTAAGAAAATAGGGTTTCTAACGAGAGTAAAAACTTTCTTTAGAACAGATGCTACAGTGGTTACTAAAGTCGCATATGATCAGCAAAAAGAATTTTTTGACTTTTTTTATAGTAAACTAACGGAGCAACAGAAAGGAATTTTTGAGGCCTATTTAGCTTTTCCTAGTCTTTGCAAATGGGGAAGGATAAAACTATTAGTAAAAAATAAATTTAGATTGGGCCAATATCGTGGTGTTCTCATTTTGAAAACTATTTTAAGGCGGGCCATTTAA
- a CDS encoding mannose-1-phosphate guanylyltransferase/mannose-6-phosphate isomerase: MVEAMEQPLVPVIMSGGSGTRLWPLSRQTKPKQFLALVGEYSLLQDTINRLDGINKQEPIVICNEAHRFLVAEQLRQLEQKATILLEPVGRNTAPAVALAAFKVYQQNPNAILLVLAADHLIQNTKVFQQVVSNALELAKQDYLVTFGIVPTAPETGYGYIEQGAQIAEGSYQVKQFIEKPSQTIAEEYLQAGHYCWNSGMFMFTAKTYLAELEKYRPDIYKACKQAMQSPTVDLDFIRIDKEAFLGCPADSIDYAVMEKTDKAVVVSLDAGWTDIGSWSALWQVTNKDSQGNTLKGDVLVEQTTNTLVYANDRLVTTLGVDNLVIVETKDAVLVAAKNKIQQVKDIVARLQQAGRIEAVQHSEVHRPWGIYDCIDIGERYQVKRITVKPGAKLSLQKHHHRAEHWVIVKGTAKITKNSETYLLTEDQSTYIPIGEIHSLENPGKIPLELIEVQSGSYLGEDDIIRLEDKYGR; encoded by the coding sequence ATGGTAGAGGCGATGGAACAACCATTGGTTCCTGTCATTATGTCTGGTGGTTCAGGAACAAGGTTATGGCCTTTATCACGCCAAACTAAGCCAAAGCAATTTTTGGCTTTAGTAGGTGAATATTCATTGCTGCAAGATACTATTAATAGATTAGATGGCATTAACAAGCAAGAACCTATTGTTATTTGTAATGAAGCACACCGTTTTTTAGTCGCTGAACAGTTAAGGCAGTTAGAACAAAAAGCGACTATTTTATTAGAGCCAGTAGGGCGTAATACAGCGCCTGCGGTTGCTTTAGCTGCTTTTAAAGTTTATCAGCAGAATCCTAATGCTATTTTATTAGTATTGGCAGCTGATCATTTAATTCAAAATACTAAAGTTTTTCAACAAGTGGTTAGTAATGCCTTAGAGTTAGCTAAACAGGACTATTTAGTTACTTTTGGTATTGTGCCTACTGCGCCTGAAACAGGTTATGGTTATATTGAGCAAGGAGCTCAAATAGCAGAGGGTAGTTACCAAGTTAAGCAGTTTATAGAGAAGCCAAGTCAGACCATTGCTGAAGAGTATTTACAAGCAGGCCATTATTGTTGGAATAGTGGTATGTTTATGTTTACTGCTAAAACTTATTTAGCAGAATTAGAAAAATATCGCCCTGATATTTATAAGGCCTGTAAGCAAGCAATGCAATCACCAACTGTTGATTTAGATTTTATCCGTATCGATAAAGAGGCTTTTTTAGGCTGTCCAGCGGATTCTATTGATTATGCTGTTATGGAAAAAACAGACAAAGCTGTAGTGGTATCCTTAGATGCTGGTTGGACAGATATAGGATCATGGTCAGCTCTTTGGCAAGTGACAAATAAAGATTCACAGGGCAACACCTTAAAAGGTGATGTTTTAGTTGAACAAACTACCAATACATTAGTTTATGCCAATGATAGATTAGTGACTACTTTAGGTGTAGATAATTTAGTAATTGTTGAAACTAAAGATGCGGTATTAGTGGCAGCTAAGAATAAAATACAGCAAGTTAAAGATATTGTTGCTAGGTTACAGCAGGCTGGGCGTATAGAGGCTGTGCAACATAGTGAAGTACATAGGCCTTGGGGTATTTATGATTGTATTGATATCGGAGAACGCTACCAAGTAAAACGTATTACTGTAAAGCCAGGTGCTAAGTTATCCTTGCAAAAACATCACCACCGTGCTGAACATTGGGTAATTGTTAAAGGAACAGCTAAAATTACCAAAAATAGTGAAACTTACTTATTGACAGAAGATCAATCCACTTATATTCCTATTGGCGAAATACACTCTTTAGAGAATCCAGGTAAGATCCCCTTAGAATTAATTGAAGTACAGTCAGGCTCTTATCTTGGAGAGGATGATATTATTCGCTTGGAGGATAAGTATGGACGCTAA